One window of the Triticum dicoccoides isolate Atlit2015 ecotype Zavitan chromosome 3B, WEW_v2.0, whole genome shotgun sequence genome contains the following:
- the LOC119276178 gene encoding protein arginine methyltransferase NDUFAF7, mitochondrial-like codes for MLRSPAAALLRRLAPRLTGCSGGAGSSTRRTLPPYISSSSSFLARFSSTPTSPPLPSSVGAHDDEAEDDKLQGSSSDSGARLSISVDRAGLYSPPEHSHEPSSDSNLVKHLKSIIKFRSGPISIAEYMEEVLTNPQSGYYMNRDVFGESGDFITSPEVSQMFGELIGVWAMCLWEQMGQPEKVNLIELGPGRGTLLADLLRGSAKFVNFTKALNINLVECSPTLQKVQYNTLKCEDESVGDEKRTVSKLCGAPVYWHASLEQVPSGFPTIIVAHEFFDALPIHQFQKGSRGWCEKMVDLAGDSSFRFVLSPQPTASLIFLSKRCEWASPEELEKVEQIEVCPKAMEISEQIADRISSDGGGALIIDYGKNGIVSDSLQAIRKHKFVHILDDPGSADLSAYVDFAAIKHSAKEASDDISVHGPMTQSQLLGSLGINFRVEALMQNCDEKQAESLRTGYWRLVGDGEAPFWEGPDDQTPIGMGSRYLAMAIVNKKQGSPVPFE; via the exons ATGCTTCGGAGCCCAGCCGCCGCTCTGCTCCGCCGCCTGGCCCCTCGCCTCACCGGCTGCAGTGGGGGAGCCGGCTCATCCACGCGTCGGACCCTCCCTCCTTAcatatcctcctcctcctccttcctcgcgCGCTTCTCGTCCACGCCGACGTCCCCGCCGCTACCGTCCTCCGTCGGTGCCCACGACGATGAGGCGGAGGATGACAAGCTCCAGGGATCATCAAGCGATTCCGGCGCCAGGCTCAGCATTTCTGTGGACCGCGCCGGTCTATACAGCCCCCCAG AGCACTCTCACGAGCCGTCGTCGGACTCTAACCTTGTCAAGCACCTTAAGAGCATCATAAAG TTCCGGAGTGGGCCGATCAGCATAGCTGAGTACATGGAGGAGGTGCTTACAAACCCACAGTCTGGGTACTACATGAATCGCGATGTGTTTGGGGAGTCTGGGGATTTCATCACCTCACCAGAGGTCAGCCAGATGTTTGGAGAG CTGATTGGTGTGTGGGCGATGTGTCTGTGGGAGCAAATGGGGCAACCAGAGAAGGTGAATTTGATTGAGCTTGGCCCAGGACGAGGAACTCTCTTGGCAGATTTACTTCGT GGCTCAGCAAAGTTTGTTAATTTCACTAAGGCGCTCAACATTAACTTGGTAGAATGTAGCCCTACATTGCAAAAGGTGCAGTACAATACTCTGAAATGTGAAGATGAATCTGTTGGTGATGAAAAAAGGACAGTTAGCAAGCTTTGTGGAGCCCCTGTTTATTGGCACGCCTCCCTCGAACAGGTTCCTTCAGGAT TCCCCACCATAATTGTTGCTCATGAATTCTTTGATGCTTTACCAATCCATCAATTTCAG AAAGGGTCACGCGGCTGGTGTGAAAAGATGGTGGATCTCGCAGGAGACTCATC GTTTCGCTTTGTTCTGTCTCCGCAGCCTACAGCCTCTTTGATTTTCCTCTCCAAACGTTGTGAATGGGCTAGTCCTGAGGAGCTCGAGAAGGTTGAGCAGATTGAAGTCTGCCCAAAAGCAATGGAGATTAGCGAACAGATCGCAGACCGAATTAGCTCAGATGGCGGAGGTGCTCTGATCATTGACTATGGCAAAAATGGAATAGTGTCTGATAGTCTTCAG GCAATCCGCAAACACAAATTCGTTCACATATTAGACGACCCTGGGTCTGCTGATCTCAGTGCCTATGTTGATTTTGCTGCGATCAAGCACTCTGCCAAGGAAGCTTCAG ATGATATTTCCGTCCATGGGCCAATGACTCAATCCCAGCTGCTGGGTTCTCTTGGTATCAACTTCCGGGTGGAAGCCCTTATGCAAAACTGTGACGAGAAGCAGGCGGAGTCTCTGAGGACAGGCTACTGGCGTCTAGTCGGAGACGGAGAAGCCCCATTCTGGGAAGGGCCTGATGACCAAACGCCCATCGGCATGGGCAGCAGGTACCTGGCCATGGCCATTGTCAACAAGAAGCAAGGCTCGCCTGTTCCATTCGAGTGA
- the LOC119276179 gene encoding cytokinin riboside 5'-monophosphate phosphoribohydrolase LOG-like has translation MAVEAMAEKNTGAGAAGGVAPESGDRRSRFRRICVYCGSAKGRKASYQDAAVELGKELVERGIDLVYGGGSIGLMGLVSHAVHDGGRHVIGVIPKSLMPREVTGEPVGEVRAVSGMHERKAEMVRSADAFIALPGGYGTLDELLEVLTWAQLGIHKKPIGLLNVDGFYNFFLSFIDMAVSEGFIQEDARHLVISAPTAKELVLKLEEYVPDYEIGLVWEDQGQITHGFAPELEPGIASS, from the exons ATGGCAGTGGAGGCCATGGCAGAGAAGAACACCGGCGCCGGCGCGGCTGGCGGAGTAGCCCCGGAGAGCGGGGACAGGCGCTCCCGCTTCAGGCGGATCTGCGTCTACTGCGGCAGCGCCAAGGGCCGAAAGGCCAGCTACCAGGACGCCGCCGTCGAGCTCGGCAAGGAGCTG GTGGAGAGGGGCATCGACCTGGTCTACGGAGGAGGCTCCATTGGGCTCATGGGCCTGGTCTCCCACGCAGTCCATGATGGAGGACGCCATGTGATTGG GGTCATCCCCAAGTCCTTGATGCCCAGAGAG GTCACTGGAGAGCCTGTTGGGGAAGTGAGAGCCGTCTCTGGCATGCACGAGAGGAAGGCCGAGATGGTTCGCTCTGCTGATGCTTTCATTGCCTTACCCG GTGGCTATGGGACTCTGGATGAGCTGCTCGAGGTCCTCACCTGGGCCCAACTTGGGATCCACAAGAAGCCG ATCGGGCTGCTCAACGTGGATGGGTTCTACAACTTCTTCCTGTCCTTCATAGACATGGCCGTGAGCGAAGGATTCATACAGGAGGACGCGAGGCACCTCGTCATCTCAGCTCCTACCGCCAAGGAGCTAGTTCTCAAGCTCGAG GAGTATGTTCCGGACTACGAGATCGGGCTGGTGTGGGAGGATCAGGGCCAGATCACGCACGGGTTCGCGCCGGAGCTGGAGCCCGGCATTGCGTCGTCATGA